One Cryobacterium roopkundense genomic region harbors:
- a CDS encoding FBP domain-containing protein translates to MLQLTDQDIRASLVNVSLRERKGLTLPANFADLWWEKLDYLGWRDPKIPGIGYVIVELESGPVGILLSQAKGRMQTRPQCSWCTDVQLPNEVVFLSAKRAGPAGRNGDTIATLACANFECSANVRKLPSMAYIGFDVEAARVRRIDALGEHVRNFVKDVRDGS, encoded by the coding sequence ATGCTCCAGCTCACCGACCAAGACATTCGGGCGTCCCTCGTGAACGTTTCCCTGCGGGAGCGAAAGGGCCTGACCCTTCCGGCAAACTTCGCCGACCTCTGGTGGGAAAAGCTGGACTACCTGGGTTGGCGAGACCCCAAGATCCCGGGTATCGGTTACGTGATCGTCGAGCTGGAGAGCGGCCCGGTCGGCATCCTGCTGAGCCAGGCGAAGGGGCGAATGCAGACGCGTCCCCAGTGCTCGTGGTGCACCGACGTGCAGCTGCCTAACGAGGTAGTCTTCCTCAGCGCCAAACGCGCCGGGCCGGCAGGGCGCAACGGTGACACCATCGCGACACTCGCCTGTGCCAATTTCGAATGCTCGGCCAACGTTCGCAAACTCCCCTCCATGGCCTACATCGGCTTCGATGTCGAGGCCGCCCGTGTGCGCCGCATCGACGCCCTGGGGGAGCACGTTCGCAACTTCGTGAAAGACGTGCGCGACGGCAGCTGA
- a CDS encoding pseudouridine synthase, producing the protein MPPRSPLPQRHGLDAAWVCTPERSPHEPWATMGDWLQERMSHVVDVTGFLARERFVSEAGEPVLPCDPYRPNTFVWFHRDLAEETVVPGLLHVVYRDERIVVIDKPAFLSTIPRGRHVVQSVVVRLRAQLELPELSPLHRLDRVTSGLVVLATERRWRGAYQSMFQRRDVGKTYHALAPLLPGLELPVTVRNHLATRRGQWQAEVVPEAPANAESLIELELMLGEMALYRLTPRTGRTHQLRMHMLGLGIPINGDPLYPVVQPVAIDDFSRPLQLLASQLRFTDPIDGGERQFDSARTLPIHSEY; encoded by the coding sequence ATGCCTCCGCGTTCACCCCTCCCGCAACGACACGGGCTCGACGCTGCGTGGGTGTGCACTCCGGAGCGCTCTCCGCACGAGCCCTGGGCGACCATGGGGGACTGGCTTCAGGAGCGGATGTCGCACGTCGTCGACGTGACAGGTTTCCTGGCCCGGGAGCGTTTTGTTTCTGAGGCGGGAGAACCGGTTCTCCCGTGTGACCCCTACCGGCCGAACACCTTCGTATGGTTTCATCGCGATCTGGCCGAGGAAACTGTGGTGCCGGGACTCCTTCACGTGGTTTACCGTGATGAACGCATCGTGGTGATCGACAAGCCGGCCTTTCTCTCGACGATTCCACGTGGCCGGCATGTGGTGCAGAGCGTGGTTGTTCGCCTGCGCGCCCAGCTCGAGCTTCCCGAACTCTCGCCGCTGCATCGCCTGGACCGCGTAACGTCGGGGTTAGTAGTTCTGGCGACCGAAAGACGCTGGCGTGGGGCGTACCAGTCGATGTTTCAACGCCGGGACGTTGGCAAGACCTACCACGCTCTGGCTCCGCTGCTACCCGGCCTCGAGCTGCCCGTGACCGTTCGTAACCATCTGGCCACGCGTCGCGGGCAGTGGCAGGCCGAAGTCGTGCCCGAGGCGCCGGCCAACGCGGAGTCGCTGATTGAACTCGAGTTGATGCTGGGCGAGATGGCACTCTACAGGTTGACGCCGCGCACCGGTCGCACTCATCAACTTCGCATGCACATGCTGGGCCTCGGGATTCCTATCAACGGTGACCCGCTCTACCCCGTCGTGCAACCCGTCGCGATCGATGATTTCTCCCGCCCGCTCCAGCTCTTGGCGAGCCAACTGCGGTTCACAGACCCCATCGACGGTGGAGAGCGGCAATTCGACAGCGCACGCACGCTCCCGATCCATAGCGAGTACTAG